The following is a genomic window from Paenibacillus thiaminolyticus.
TCGGCCGCCAGACCTGCCGTCGTGAGCGGCACCTCGCCGTTCGGCTTGCGGAACATGTACTCGTTCCCGATGTCTCCGCTATCTTCGTACACATTCAGCCCGCTGAACGTATGTCCCGTCGCTTTGTCAGTCAGCGTCAATGAACCGTCCGCCTCGACGACCGCCTTCAGATGTTCGTTCTCGAGCGTATTCAGCCCGTTCGACAAGCTGGCCGCTTGCGGAGCTTCTCCGCCCGCCACCCAGGCGAAGGTCTGATACGCGAAGGCCGGCATGCCGCTTGCCTGCAGGCGAACCTTCACGCAGCGCGCCACATAAGGCTGGCGGAACTTGTCCTTCGGCAGGTCGTAGCCGAACTGAACGCCGGCGTCTTCCCATTCGCAGACGACCGCATTGCCATTCGCATCGATAACCGTGCCCGGCACAATCGGCTCCTGCTTCAGCTCCCGCGCCAGCTTCGTCGGATGCCCTTCGCGGAAGTAGCGGCGCTTCAGCTCCAGCGTCACTTCGACGACGCCGCTGCGCTCATAGCCGGCCGTGTTGAATACGACGAACGGCACGCCTTCCTTGGCCCCATAGGCCGAGGTATCGATCTGCTTCACGAGGCTGTCAACGGTCTCGTTAATAATCATCTCGGTCATATGCTTCGATTTCTCGAAGCGCGTCACCATCTCGCGGTGGACTTCATCGACGCTGCACCCGCAGATGCTGTCATGCGGATGGTTCTGCATCAATGTCTTCCAGGCATAGACGAACAGGTGATGCGGATATGGCTTGCCCGCCTGGTCAGCGAATGCCGCCAGCGGCTCTGCCACCTTCTCCAGGAGCGTCTGGTTCTCCGCGTTCATCTGCTTGAGGTAGACGCGGGAAGACGCGGTATTGACCAGCGTATACCATCCGTCGGTGCGCTGGCTGCGCAGTTCGCCTTTGACCGTCTGCAGATTCTCAGGCAATTCCTGTCTCAGCACATCCACATAGTAATTGAAGTTGGAGTGTACGAAGTCCACATCCGGGAACAGCTTCTTCGCCACTTCAATCGCTTTGGACAGATCCGTCTGAATCGGCTGATGGTCGCAGCCGTTCATGAACAACAGATGCGGGGTGGAAGCGAATTTCTCCGCATTGTCGATATTCTTCTCCCAATAAGCAATCGCTTGCTGCTCGTCGACCGGCACTTCCATGCCGTTGCAGTACCAGTTCGCGAACAGAATGCCGATGACGCGCGAGCCGTCCGGCGATTCCCAGATCATTTCCGAGAACGGGGACTCGTATGCGGCATCTTCGGATACCTGATTGTTGAAGCCGGTCGGCTTCACGCCGCGTCCGAACACGGCGACATCGATATTGGCCTGCTGGAGCATCTGCGGTGCCTGGCCCATATTGCCGAACGAATCGGGGAAATACCCGATCTTGGAGATGGTGCCGCCGTAATGATTGGCATCGCGATGTCCGATCTGCAGGTTGCGCACGTTCGCCTCGCTGCTCGTCAGGAACTCATCCTGCAGAATGTACCAAGGACCGATATGAATGCGGCCTTCGCGGATATATTTCTCCAGCTTGTCCTTCATTTCCGGACGGACCTGGAGGTAATCTTCCAGCATAATCGTCTGGCCGTCGAGATGGAAGCTCTTGAAGCCCGGATCGTTATCGAGCGTATCCAGCAGCGTGTCCATCAATTCGATCAGCAGCGCATGGTGATACTCGTAAGGCATATACCACTCGCGATCCCAGTGCGTATGAGAGATGATGTGGGCCGTTTTTTTCGTCATGTTCTGTCCCTCTCTTCTTGTCGGATTAGGCTTTCAACCAATATTCACGGTAGATTAGTTCAGAGAACAAGCTGTTCGACCAGGCGAACCATTCACGAGTGAATTGGGCCGGATCGTCCACATGGAAGCCTTCATGCATATAACCGGTTCCGGCATCCGTCGCCGTCAGCAGTTGAATCAAGCTGTCGATCTCTTCCTGCGAGCCGGCGGTCAATCCCTGCATCGACAAGGCGATATGCCAGATGTATTGGTCAGGGGTATGCGGGCTGCCGATGCCCTGAGCGGCCTTGCCGGAATAATAGTAAGGATTGTCCTCGCTCAGAATGAAGCGGCGCGTATTCTGGTAGATCGGATCGTCCTCCGTCGTATAACCGAGATAAGGAATGGCCAGCAAGCTAGGCACGTTCGCATCATCCATCAGATTATAGTTGCCGAAGCCGTCGGTTTCATAGGCATAGATTTTTCCGTATTTCGGGTGATGAAAGATGCCGTAATTGCGAATGCCGTCTTCGATCTCTTCACACAGCGCGCGGGCCTTGGCCGCGAATGGCGCATCCTCGTAGACAACCGTCGCGATCTCCTCCAAATAACGAAGCACGACAACGGCGAACATATTCGAAGGAATCAGGTAACCGAAGGTGCACGCATCGTCGCTTGGCCGGAAGCCGGACCACGTCATGCCCGTGTAGTTGACCGGCATGCCTTGCCCGTTGTTCTTGAGCGTGTCCGTCTTACGGCAGTCCATGCGCGAGAAGCGGTAAGGCGATTGCTCGAAATGACGCTGCTCTGTCGTCCACAGGTTCATGATGATATGCGCTACCGTCTTGTACTCGCCATCGAAGAGCGACGTATCGCCCGTCTCCTTCCAGTACAAATAGCTCAATTGGATGGGGTAGCACAGTGAATCGATCTCATATTTCCGTTCCCAGACCCAGCCGTTCAATTCCGTCTGATCCCGGTGATGAATCTGATCGAGCGGAATTTCTTTTTCATTGAATGCATTGGCGTACGGGTCGATTTGAATATATTTCATCTGCTTGCGCACCAGCCCGGCAATGATGCGGCGAATATCCGCATCCTCCTTGGCAAGCGGCATATATTGGCGCACTTGGGCGCTGGAGTCGCGCAACCACATGGCGGGAATATCTCCGGTGAAGACATAGGACGTGCCGTCTTCATGCAATTTGGTTGTCGTCTGCAGCGTATTCGGGAAACAGTTCAAGAACAGCTGCTGCAATTTCGGGTTGTCCGCTAATCGGGTCTTGGCTTCTTCCATCACGCGAAGCACGGCTTGCGGTAGGCGTTCCATGTCAGTTCTCTCCTTCTCCATCCATCAAATATAAGTAATCGTGTAAGCCTTCAAAGCAGTCGGGTAAGCCGTCTTTTCCGGGTATTACATTATTTATTACATTAGATATGTCCATCATATTGTATATAAGGCTTGTGCAAAATTCAACCAACAATCGTACCTATTCCGAAGTCTTAAGCGCGAATAGCAGACAGTCAGGTGAAGCCTACGCTCCACCTGACTGCACAGTTGCGGCGATTCATTGCTGGCGGCAGCAAGCTGCCTTCATCCAGCGAATGGAACGATGCCGTTATTTATTTTCTGGATGCTTTCCACTCTTCCAGTTGTTTTTCCATTTCGGCTTGCACTTTGTCCAATCCAGCCGCTTTGAACTTCTCGACTGCCTTCGGCACGTATACTTTCGGATCTACCGAGCCGGTGAACAGGGACGCATAGAACTCGTCTTTTACGTTCGTCAGCGCAGTCATTTCCGTTTTTACGCTGTCTGCATTGAAGTGGAAGCCAAGCAGCGGCGCATTTTTCGCATTGTCATTGAATTGAGCGAACTGCTCCCATTTATCTTTCGGGTCGGCAGGAAGCTTATCCAAGATGAAGAAGTTACCCAGTGTAAAGGTTGCCATGTCATACGCTTCCGTTTTTGCTGGCAAATACTCCACCGTTTCGTCATCAATGCGTTTGTAATGAACGTCTTCGATACCGTTGTTCACCAGGTTGCGCAGGTAACGATCCGAGTTCAGCAGGTTCAGGAATTGCATGGCTTTCTCCGGATGCGGGCTGTTCGCGGAGATCGCGTGCATGGAGCCCATTACGGACCAGTTATAGACGTATGGCTCGGTATAAGGAACCGATTCAACCGGATAGCCCAAAGATTGAGACCACAGGTTGTCGGCGAACGGCTGCGTATCCGGCATATCTACGAGCCATTTTCCGGTTTTCATTTCATCCCCGCCGGAAGCGGTCGCGGCATCCTTCTTCAAGTAGCCTTTTTTGTAATAGTCATGCATCGTCTCGAAGCTTTTCATAATGTCCGGCTGTTCGAGAATGTTGACGATTTTGAGATCGTTCGTGTCTGTCAATGCGACGCCCAATGGCAGGTTCTCGTTCACCAGGTCGTAAGGAACGGCAAATTTGAATTGCTTATCCGCCGACAATGGGTACAGTCCTGACTCGCCCTCTTTGACCTTCGCAAGCAGCGGCTCCAGATCTTCCAATGTCTTCACGCTGTTGATGTCCAGATCGTATTTGTCAACCAGCCCTTTGTTGAAGCGGAATACCTTTTGCGCTGGCAATTCTTTGTTAACTGGAATCGCATACGTTTTCCCGTCGATCTTAGCGCCTTCGAGGAACGAAGGGTGAACCAGCTTTTTAATGTCTTGACCATACTGATCCATCAAGTCATCAAGCTCGTAGAATGCGCCTTTCTTCGCATTGGCAACGTATTCAAAAGCCCACGAAGAAGTAAATGCGATATCAAACGGTTCGCCGGAAGCGGCGATAACGCCCATCTTTTGGTTGTAATCGCCCCAGTCGAACATCTTCATTTTGACGGTAACACCGATTTTTTCCTTGGTGTACTCGCTAACCTTTTCCATGACCTTGTCCAAATCTTTTTGCGGCGGTCCGATGGAATACCAGACCAGCTCAACCGGCTTCTCGCTCGTGCCTGCTTCTGCTCCGCCCGCTTCCTCCTTCTTGCTGCCGCAGCCAGCCAGCGCCAGCGAAGCGACCAGGACAAGACAGAAGGTCATGAGCAACAATTTTTTTGCCTTAGCCATGTTTTTCCTCCCCTTTTTGTGACCAAGTTGTTGTGTATATTATTTCCGGAGCGGCGGCCTGCTTATATACCGCCGCCCGGGAATAATCGAAGGTTGACTTGCTTATTCTTTGACAGCACCAATCGTCAAGCCTTGAACGAAGTAGCGCTGGAAGAACGGATACGCACATGCGATCGGCAGCGTGGCCAGGACGACGAGCGCCATCCGTGTCGATTCTTGCGGCAGCGTCCGCATCAATTCAAGCGTCTGACCCGATGCATTGAGCTGCGCATTGTTGAGCAAGAATTGCATACTGTTCTCGATCCGCATCAACATCGATTGCAGCGGAACGAGTGCAGGGTTGTCGATGTACAGCAAGGCGTTGAACCAGTCATTCCAGAAACCAAGCGTGGCGAACAATCCAATCGTGGCAATCCCCGGCAAGGAGATGGGCAGCACAATCGTAATGAATGCCCGCAATTCCCCGGCTCCGTCAATCTTGGCCGATTCGATGATCGCATCCGGTACCGTAGTATTATAGAACGTTCTCATGATAAGGACATAGAACGCATTCATGATAAGCGGCAATATGAGCGCCCAGATCGTGTCCTTCAAATGCAACACTTGCGTTAGAACCATATATGTCGGTACTAATCCGCCATTGAACAGCATCGTAAAGAAGGCGATAAAGGAGAAAAATCCCCGATATTGGAAGTTCTTGCGCGAAATCGCGTAAGCGTATAGACAAATTACCGCCAAGCTGATAAGCGTCCCCACAACCGTAATCAGGATGGTGACTCCATAGGAGCGAAGAAGCTGATCGCCGGCCTTGAAAATGTATTCATAAGCGGAAAAGCTCCATTTCTCCGGGAATATGGAATACCCGTTCTGTGCGAGCGCCTCCTCATTCGTCAATGAAATCACAATGACGAACAAGAACGGGTAGACGCACAGGAAAGCAAACACACCGGCAATCAGGTTGAAAATCAGGTTGGTGCCTCTCGATAAATTGTGGAAATCTCGTGTTTTTTTTCTCAATGTCGTCCCCCCCTTAGAACAGCGCGTTGTCCTTGTCCACTTTACGCACAATCCAGTTCGATGTCATAACGAGAATGAATCCGACCAGCGACTGATACAGGCCTGCGGCCGTACTCATCGAGATTTCTCCTGTTGCCTTCAGTCCCCGGTATACATACGTATCGATAACGTTCGTTACGCTGTATAACGGACCGGAGTCCCGTGGAATCTGATAGAACAACCCGAAATCCGCGTAAAAGATTCTGCCGATGGCCAGCAATGTCAGAATGGTCATCAAAGGCGTAATCGCAGGTATCGTAATATGGCGAATCTGCTGCCACTTGTTGGCCCCGTCAATCATTGCAGCCTCATAATAAGTCTTGTCAATCCCGACAATGGCGGCCAAATAGACGACGCTGGAATATCCGATTCCTTTCCATAGATTGAGGAATACGAGAATATAAGGCCAATACGTGGTATCGGAATACCAGGAGACCGGATCTTTTCCTAACCAAGTCAGGAATTGGTTCAGCACCCCTTTGTCGACGCTCAGGAAGCTGAACGTGAAATAACCGACGATGACCCACGACAAGAAGTGAGGAAGGAACATCCCGGTCTGATATATCTTCGCCAGCCGCTTGTTCACAATCTCGCTCAAAATGATAGCCATCGCCACGGCCCCGACCAGACCCAGCACGATAAACACCATGTTGTACAAAATTGTGTTGCGCGTAATGACATATGCGTCATTGGTACCGAAAAGATATTCGAAATTTTTAAAACCTACCCATTCACTTTGCTGCAAGCTGGCAAGGAAGCCGTCTCTGCTAAAACGATAATCCTTGAAAGCGATAACAGTCCCGAACATCGGCAGGTAGGAGAAGAACAAAAACCACAAGGCTCCCGGAAGAACCATGATGAGAAAAATCCAGTTGCGGTTTAAGCTCCGAAAAACGTTCTTGATGGATTGCATCAGATTCATCCCCCGTTGCTATGTTGTAACTATAGCGTAACCCAATTGATGCGCTTCCAATAGTCAACAAACTTTAGATTTGGTGTACAAAATAAAGGAAGGGCTTTCACAGTTGCCACATTTTCATGTGACACCGTGGAACCCCTTCCCAGTAATGTATTTCATACGATTTCATTTCGGTTTGCATGGAATTCTCTGTATTCTTTGGGGGAGACGCCGACATACTTCCGGAACTGCTTATAGAAATAACTTTTATCCCAGTAACCTACATTAGAAGCAATATCGGTCATGCGCTGATTCGTATTGACGAGCATTTCCTTCGCCATTTTGATGCGGGTCTTGTTCAAATAATCGGAGAAGGTGGACTGAACCTCCTTCTGGAACAATTGTCCTAAATAAACCGGGTTAATATTATACACCTGGCTCAATGTCTTCAGCGACAGTTCCTCCGCATACCGGCCTTGAATATCATGCAGCACCTGCTTGATGACCGGGCTCATATGCTCCGGCTCCGCGAGCTGCCCCATGATTCTATAGCCGACTTGAAGCACATGATCCTTCAGCACTTCCAGCGTCTGAATATGGTAGACCTCGTCGAACCAGTCCCGCTCCTCCTCCAACAAATAGTGGGCAGTATCCTTGACCGACTGCTTCCAGGCGATAAGCAATTCGACGGCGAAGTTGCGAATATCCCGCGGCGTAACGCCTATCGTCGCCGAGAGCTGTTCGAAATCGGCCTCCAGCTGCTTCCGCAGCTGTTCCTTGTCCCGGTCGTACAGCAGCTTCACGTAAGGCTCGGTCTCCGGCTGCACGTCTGCCGGGCGGGACGAGCGATAGTCGGCGATCTCATCGGCGTCGACCCATTCGTCATCTGCACGGACAAGATGGTAGGGCTGGACCCGCTTCGCGTGCAAGTAGCTTGCCGAAGCATGGGCATATCCTTCCTGGACACTCCCCAGCGTAATCTGCAGGGAGGTGCTCAGCATTCCCTCTACCTCCCGCTTCCACTCTCGCAGCCGGCCCATCAGCTCTTCCTTGTCCCCGCTCCGGTACAGACCGAAAATGATCGCGGTCTCTCCATCCCATTCCGGGACGCAAAATCCGCCGTTCGCCTGCTTCAACAGGCGTCTTGCGTGACTAACGACCTCTTCCTGCTTATCATAATCTGCCTCATGATCCATTTGCGGCTCGGGGCGAACCAGGACAACCATATAATAAGGATGGATAAAATGGATATCAAGCAGATCTGCCCGTTGCTGCAATTCTTCCAGATGGATGAGATCACGCAGCCAACGGTACAGCACATTGTCACGCAAAATATCCCGATTGTGCTGCTCCGCCATCCGATGAACCCGGGACTGGTCGATCTTCTGCACGGTCGTCTCCAGCGTGGAGCGGAACTCTTCAATATTGATCGGCTTCAGCAAGTAGTTCTCGACACCCAGCTTGATGCCTTCCTTCACATACATGAACTCGTTATAGCCGCTCAATATAATGAACCGGGTCTGAGGATGAGCCTCCTTTACTTTCTCAATCAGCTGGAGGCCGGTCATGCGCGGCATCATAATGTCGGTAATAATCAAATCAACCGGCTGCTGCTGCAGCTTCTCCCACGCATCCTCCCCATTCTCTGCCGTTCCCGCCACGCTTAGCCCGTAATCGTTCCATTCCAGAATCGTCTGCAAGCCTTCTATAATAAATGGTTCGTCATCTACTAAAAATACTCTGTACATCGTATCCTCCCTTAAGCACTTCCCAGCGTCAATTCAAAGGCACACGAATGGTGACCGTGTTGCCGGCACCGAGAACGCTTTCCAACGTTCGGGTCAGTTCCAGATAACGGGGGCAAGATGGCCTGCGCTATCTCATGCCCCCGGATGTAATCGGTTTACGCATCTATTATCATACCATAACTCGATGGACCCGTTTGATAGCGCCCAAGAGTCCGCATCATATTATAAAATCCAAAAATAACCTTGTAATGAATGATTTGGAGGATATAATGAAGAATATAGGAGCTTTGAAAAGGCTCTCATTACATTCCAATACCACTTTTTGTTACCAATCTGCTCTTGGATTTCGACTCTATTTGTAATAAAGTAAAGAATGTTGCATAATTATACCGTAATCCAAGGAGAATTATTCATATATGGCAGCGAAGAACGATAATACGCAACGAAAACTTGCGCACACACCGCAATTGAATCTCAGAGGGCTGCTGCATTTTTCCATTCCCTCTTTACTTGGGCTGCTTCTCTTCGTCATTCCCGTTCCGAGGAACGGAGAAGTGACCGTGCCCATTGCATTCCTGACCAACGCGCTCACCCAAGGGCTTGCGCCCTGGCTCCCGGCAGCGGTTACGATTATCATCGTGCTCGCCTGGCTGGGAACCGCTTATACCCGCTGGTTCAGACCGGACAAGCTGCTGGATATGCCGCTATGGAATGCGCTGTTCAACATTTCTCCCTTCTGGTTCGCCGCACGGACGTTGGGGGTCATATTTGCGATACTTGCCTTTTTCCGGGCCGGCCCAGAATGGATATGGTCAGAAGACACGGGAGGCATGCTGCTCTCCGGTCTTATCCCAGGCTTGTTCGTTGTCTTCTTGCTGGCGGGACTTCTGCTGCCGCTGTTGGTCGATTTTGGCCTGCTTGAGTTTTTCGGCACACTCATGACCCGGATTATGCGCCCCATCTTTACTTTGCCGGGACGCTCCGCTATCAATTGCATGGCATCCTGGCTTGGAGACGGCACCATTGGCGTCATGATGACGAGCAAGCAATATGAATCCGGATACTACACGAAGCGCGAAGCCGCCGTCATCGGCACGACATTTACGGCAGTATCCATTACGTTCAGTTTCATCGTGCTGAGCAATGTCGGGCTGGGGCATATGTTTCTTCCTTTTTATGCGACGGTAACCTTTGCCGGGATGGCGGCAGCCGTCATCATGCCGCGGATTCCGCCGCTGTCGCGCAAGCCGGACACATATTCACCGGGCGCCACGCCTGCGGAAGAAGAGGTCATCCCAGCCGCATGGAGCCCTTGGCGTTGGGGGCTGCACCAAGCCGTCGGCAAGGCGCGCCAGCACGGGGGAGTAAGCTCCTTCCTTCGGGACGGCTGCAAAAACATTGTCGACCTGTGGATCGGCGTTATTCCTGTTGTTATGGCCATCGGCACACTGGCTGTGGCCATCGCCACATACACGCCAATCTTCAAATGGCTCGGCTTGCCATTCATTCCGCTGCTGCAGCTGCTCGGTATTCCTGAAGCGGAAGCGGCTTCCCAGACCATTCTTGTCGGATTCGCGGACATGTTCCTGCCTACGGTGCTGGCCTCCGGCATTACAAGCGACATGACCCGCTTCGTCATTGCGGCATTGTCCGTCACCCAACTCATCTATATGTCTGAGGTCGGCGGATTGCTGCTAGGCTCGAAGCTGCCTGTAAGCTTCAAGGATCTGGTTGTCATTTTCCTGCTCCGTACCTTGCTTACATTGCCGATTATCGCGATGATCGCGCATCTTCTATTTTAAATCATACTCACATGCGATATGGCCCTATCTTGCGAGATTCCCCCAAGCTTCTCCATGATTAGGGCCTTTGTCTTGGAACCGGGTAACCCTTCGTCAATTCAAAGGCACCCGAATGGTGACCGTCGTGCCGGCACCAAGAATACTTTCCAACGTAATCCCGTACTCGTCTCCATACAATATCCGCAGGCGGTCATGGACATTTTTGAGCCCCAATGAACCGTGCTCCTGAATGGCCGACTGTCTTAGTTCCTTTTGAATCTGCTGCAGCCGCTCAGGCTCGATCCCTTTCCCGTTGTCGGCAATCCGAATCACCAAGTCCTCTTCAACAGACTCTACTTCGATGATGATATGGTTGTCCGTCCGGTCCAGCCCGAGCCCATGCACCAGGTAGTTCTCGATTATAGGCTGTACCGAGAGCTTCATTATATTATACCCGCCCAGACGCTCATCCATATAGATGGAGTACTGCAGCTTGTCC
Proteins encoded in this region:
- a CDS encoding glycoside hydrolase family 125 protein; its protein translation is MERLPQAVLRVMEEAKTRLADNPKLQQLFLNCFPNTLQTTTKLHEDGTSYVFTGDIPAMWLRDSSAQVRQYMPLAKEDADIRRIIAGLVRKQMKYIQIDPYANAFNEKEIPLDQIHHRDQTELNGWVWERKYEIDSLCYPIQLSYLYWKETGDTSLFDGEYKTVAHIIMNLWTTEQRHFEQSPYRFSRMDCRKTDTLKNNGQGMPVNYTGMTWSGFRPSDDACTFGYLIPSNMFAVVVLRYLEEIATVVYEDAPFAAKARALCEEIEDGIRNYGIFHHPKYGKIYAYETDGFGNYNLMDDANVPSLLAIPYLGYTTEDDPIYQNTRRFILSEDNPYYYSGKAAQGIGSPHTPDQYIWHIALSMQGLTAGSQEEIDSLIQLLTATDAGTGYMHEGFHVDDPAQFTREWFAWSNSLFSELIYREYWLKA
- a CDS encoding YjiH family protein, which codes for MAAKNDNTQRKLAHTPQLNLRGLLHFSIPSLLGLLLFVIPVPRNGEVTVPIAFLTNALTQGLAPWLPAAVTIIIVLAWLGTAYTRWFRPDKLLDMPLWNALFNISPFWFAARTLGVIFAILAFFRAGPEWIWSEDTGGMLLSGLIPGLFVVFLLAGLLLPLLVDFGLLEFFGTLMTRIMRPIFTLPGRSAINCMASWLGDGTIGVMMTSKQYESGYYTKREAAVIGTTFTAVSITFSFIVLSNVGLGHMFLPFYATVTFAGMAAAVIMPRIPPLSRKPDTYSPGATPAEEEVIPAAWSPWRWGLHQAVGKARQHGGVSSFLRDGCKNIVDLWIGVIPVVMAIGTLAVAIATYTPIFKWLGLPFIPLLQLLGIPEAEAASQTILVGFADMFLPTVLASGITSDMTRFVIAALSVTQLIYMSEVGGLLLGSKLPVSFKDLVVIFLLRTLLTLPIIAMIAHLLF
- a CDS encoding ABC transporter permease; protein product: MQSIKNVFRSLNRNWIFLIMVLPGALWFLFFSYLPMFGTVIAFKDYRFSRDGFLASLQQSEWVGFKNFEYLFGTNDAYVITRNTILYNMVFIVLGLVGAVAMAIILSEIVNKRLAKIYQTGMFLPHFLSWVIVGYFTFSFLSVDKGVLNQFLTWLGKDPVSWYSDTTYWPYILVFLNLWKGIGYSSVVYLAAIVGIDKTYYEAAMIDGANKWQQIRHITIPAITPLMTILTLLAIGRIFYADFGLFYQIPRDSGPLYSVTNVIDTYVYRGLKATGEISMSTAAGLYQSLVGFILVMTSNWIVRKVDKDNALF
- a CDS encoding response regulator transcription factor, whose product is MYRVFLVDDEPFIIEGLQTILEWNDYGLSVAGTAENGEDAWEKLQQQPVDLIITDIMMPRMTGLQLIEKVKEAHPQTRFIILSGYNEFMYVKEGIKLGVENYLLKPINIEEFRSTLETTVQKIDQSRVHRMAEQHNRDILRDNVLYRWLRDLIHLEELQQRADLLDIHFIHPYYMVVLVRPEPQMDHEADYDKQEEVVSHARRLLKQANGGFCVPEWDGETAIIFGLYRSGDKEELMGRLREWKREVEGMLSTSLQITLGSVQEGYAHASASYLHAKRVQPYHLVRADDEWVDADEIADYRSSRPADVQPETEPYVKLLYDRDKEQLRKQLEADFEQLSATIGVTPRDIRNFAVELLIAWKQSVKDTAHYLLEEERDWFDEVYHIQTLEVLKDHVLQVGYRIMGQLAEPEHMSPVIKQVLHDIQGRYAEELSLKTLSQVYNINPVYLGQLFQKEVQSTFSDYLNKTRIKMAKEMLVNTNQRMTDIASNVGYWDKSYFYKQFRKYVGVSPKEYREFHANRNEIV
- a CDS encoding carbohydrate ABC transporter permease: MRKKTRDFHNLSRGTNLIFNLIAGVFAFLCVYPFLFVIVISLTNEEALAQNGYSIFPEKWSFSAYEYIFKAGDQLLRSYGVTILITVVGTLISLAVICLYAYAISRKNFQYRGFFSFIAFFTMLFNGGLVPTYMVLTQVLHLKDTIWALILPLIMNAFYVLIMRTFYNTTVPDAIIESAKIDGAGELRAFITIVLPISLPGIATIGLFATLGFWNDWFNALLYIDNPALVPLQSMLMRIENSMQFLLNNAQLNASGQTLELMRTLPQESTRMALVVLATLPIACAYPFFQRYFVQGLTIGAVKE
- a CDS encoding alpha-mannosidase, producing MTKKTAHIISHTHWDREWYMPYEYHHALLIELMDTLLDTLDNDPGFKSFHLDGQTIMLEDYLQVRPEMKDKLEKYIREGRIHIGPWYILQDEFLTSSEANVRNLQIGHRDANHYGGTISKIGYFPDSFGNMGQAPQMLQQANIDVAVFGRGVKPTGFNNQVSEDAAYESPFSEMIWESPDGSRVIGILFANWYCNGMEVPVDEQQAIAYWEKNIDNAEKFASTPHLLFMNGCDHQPIQTDLSKAIEVAKKLFPDVDFVHSNFNYYVDVLRQELPENLQTVKGELRSQRTDGWYTLVNTASSRVYLKQMNAENQTLLEKVAEPLAAFADQAGKPYPHHLFVYAWKTLMQNHPHDSICGCSVDEVHREMVTRFEKSKHMTEMIINETVDSLVKQIDTSAYGAKEGVPFVVFNTAGYERSGVVEVTLELKRRYFREGHPTKLARELKQEPIVPGTVIDANGNAVVCEWEDAGVQFGYDLPKDKFRQPYVARCVKVRLQASGMPAFAYQTFAWVAGGEAPQAASLSNGLNTLENEHLKAVVEADGSLTLTDKATGHTFSGLNVYEDSGDIGNEYMFRKPNGEVPLTTAGLAADIRVVEDAPYRAVIEAAHQWEIPASADEKLQEEMNELVDFPRRTAQRSTAMVPFRLVTRYTLDRGAKRVEVQVTIHNEAKDHRLRALFPTALQTETHQAESIFEVARRNTQPAPEWENPSNDQHQHTFASVSDGQLGLTIANRGLYEYEVLRDGRNTMAVTLLRSSGELGDWGVFPTPEAQCLGTYTAEYAIIPHAGDVVASGAYKEAHAFQVPWIVRQAEVHAGKLPANHAFLAWDGEGIAFSSIKMAEQTGDMVGRWVNFAHEANTLNVSLPQAGSGFYRSSIMEVKGEDLASGDKRSVSVELGAAEIFTLGMKN
- a CDS encoding ABC transporter substrate-binding protein; amino-acid sequence: MAKAKKLLLMTFCLVLVASLALAGCGSKKEEAGGAEAGTSEKPVELVWYSIGPPQKDLDKVMEKVSEYTKEKIGVTVKMKMFDWGDYNQKMGVIAASGEPFDIAFTSSWAFEYVANAKKGAFYELDDLMDQYGQDIKKLVHPSFLEGAKIDGKTYAIPVNKELPAQKVFRFNKGLVDKYDLDINSVKTLEDLEPLLAKVKEGESGLYPLSADKQFKFAVPYDLVNENLPLGVALTDTNDLKIVNILEQPDIMKSFETMHDYYKKGYLKKDAATASGGDEMKTGKWLVDMPDTQPFADNLWSQSLGYPVESVPYTEPYVYNWSVMGSMHAISANSPHPEKAMQFLNLLNSDRYLRNLVNNGIEDVHYKRIDDETVEYLPAKTEAYDMATFTLGNFFILDKLPADPKDKWEQFAQFNDNAKNAPLLGFHFNADSVKTEMTALTNVKDEFYASLFTGSVDPKVYVPKAVEKFKAAGLDKVQAEMEKQLEEWKASRK